From the genome of Leptodactylus fuscus isolate aLepFus1 chromosome 1, aLepFus1.hap2, whole genome shotgun sequence, one region includes:
- the PLPPR3 gene encoding phospholipid phosphatase-related protein type 3, with amino-acid sequence MISPKEKSKVRPPKDSMTLLPCFYFVELPIVASSIVSLYFLELTDIFRPAQGGFQCHDRSLSMPYVETNEELIPLLMLLSLAFAAPAASIMVGEGVLYCIQSKLKGHGSSEGSINAGGCNFNSFLRRTVRFVGVHVFGLCATALVTDVIQLATGYHAPFFLTVCKPNYTRLGTSCATNPYITQDICTGNDQHAILSARKTFPSQHATLSAFAAVYVSMYFNSIISDSTKLLKPLLVFSFSIAAGVCGLTQITQYRSHPVDVYAGFLIGAGIAAYLAYHAVGNFRASSEDTSSKTARKDPLRALTHRGHESVYHQTKSSSTDELTAHPRTQATQRQVQREKNSLGSLKRASVDVDLLAPRSPMGKENMVTFSNTLPRVSTPSMEDTSRRHMTIHVPAEGSRPPRAPGPEWKPKPLEGRSLTLGEEVALAQAHRRAASETSGIVLDDPDSDRAPPSLYPTVQARTAGPRVLIQPRPAAPPLLHIPEENQTGSPKGSSAIRAKWMMMAEKGGAPRASTAAPRLMQVIAMSKQQQQQGASLVSSTPKHSETSSSSTTSSSDSSQYRSPSERDSSSIVTIDAHAPHHPVVHLSSGNGPWEWKAAQKPSDTQETGPYDMSKDYRGYRTPKGAGVSPGSSISDLEPDSEPRCGPTVNVAGGVPTPLVAETIGISSNREASLRRKPQVAERDGNEEAEEPFYKKLQNQRFKE; translated from the exons CTTCCAATTGTGGCCTCGTCCATAGTTTCTTTGTATTTTCTGGAGCTGACAGACATATTCCGGCCAGCTCAGGGTGGATTCCAGTGTCATGACCGGTCGCTTTCAATGCCCTATGTTGAAACCAATGAAGAGCTCATTCCTCTTCTCATGTTGCTAAGTCTTGCGTTTGCTGCACCTGCTGCCTCT ATTATGGTTGGAGAGGGGGTCCTGTATTGTATACAGTCCAAATTGAAGGGCCATGGAAGCTCTGAAGGAAGCATAAATGCAGGTGGTTGCAACTTCAACTCCTTCCTACGTAGGACAGTTCGCTTTGTGG GTGTCCATGTATTTGGATTGTGTGCCACTGCACTGGTCACTGATGTCATTCAGCTTGCAACAGGATACCATGCTCCTTTCTTCCTCACTGTCTGTAAACCTAACTATACCCGTCTTGGAACTTCCTGTGCTACAAATCCTTATATTACCCAAGACATCTGCACGGGTAATGACCAACACGCCATTTTGTCTGCCAG GAAGACATTTCCTTCACAACACGCCACTCTTTCAGCATTTGCAGCTGTCTACGTGTCT ATGTACTTTAACTCCATCAtatctgacagtacaaagcttcTGAAACCACTTTTAGTTTTTTCCTTCTCCATTGCTGCTGGAGTATGTGGATTAACCCAAATCACTCAATATCGTAGTCATCCAGTGGATGTATATGCAGGCTTTCTAATCGGAGCAGGAATTGCTGCCTATTTG GCTTACCATGCTGTGGGTAATTTTCGGGCATCTTCAGAGGATACGTCTTCAAAGACTGCCAGGAAGGATCCTCTACGTGCTTTAACTCACCGAGGACATGAGTCTGTGTACCATCAGACTAAATCTTCAAGCACTGATGAACTCACTGCTCATCCTCGTACCCAGGCCACTCAGCGTCAG GTTCAGCGTGAGAAAAATTCTCTGGGTAGCCTTAAGCGTGCCAGTGTTGATGTTGATTTACTAGCCCCCAGAAGTCCAATGGGAAAAGAAAATATGGTAACATTTAGTAACACTCTACCTCGAGTTAGCACTCCATCTATGGAGGACACTTCTCGTCGCCACATGACTATACATGTGCCTGCTGAGGGTTCACGTCCACCACGAGCCCCAGGACCTGAATGGAAGCCAAAGCCTTTGGAAGGACGAAGCCTTACACTTGGAGAAGAAGTGGCATTAGCACAGGCTCATCGGCGGGCAGCATCTGAAACATCTGGTATTGTTCTAGATGATCCGGATTCCGACCGAGCACCACCATCACTTTATCCCACAGTGCAAGCTAGGACAGCAGGGCCACGTGTTCTTATACAACCAAGACCAGCAGCTCCCCCACTTCTTCACATACCTGAAGAAAACCAAACTGGTTCACCTAAGGGCAGTTCTGCAATTAGAGCCAAGTGGATGATGATGGCAGAGAAAGGAGGGGCACCTCGAGCTTCTACAGCTGCTCCAAGGCTTATGCAGGTGATCGCAATGTCaaagcaacaacaacaacaaggaGCATCATTAGTCTCTAGCACACCAAAACATTCGGAAACCTCTTCATCTTCTACAACAAGTAGCTCTGATTCATCACAATATCGCTCACCGTCAGAGAGGGATAGTTCGAGTATTGTAACAATTGATGCTCATGCACCTCACCATCCAGTAGTTCACCTCTCTTCAGGCAATGGTCCATGGGAATGGAAAGCTGCACAGAAACCTAGTGACACCCAAGAAACAGGTCCCTATGATATGAGTAAGGACTATCGTGGCTACAGAACACCAAAGGGTGCAGGTGTATCTCCAGGTTCATCAATTAGTGACCTAGAACCTGATTCAGAACCACGGTGTGGACCAACTGTCAATGTTGCTGGAGGTGTCCCAACTCCTCTGGTGGCTGAGACTATTGGCATTTCTTCAAACCGGGAAGCTAGTTTGAGGAGAAAACCACAAGTAGCAGAAAGGGATGGAAATGAAGAAGCAGAAGAACCTTTTTATAAGAAGCTTCAGAATCAGAGGTTCAAGGAATAA